In Methanomassiliicoccales archaeon, the genomic window CGGCCGCGATGCTGGGCGCGGAGAAGGTCACGGGCGTGGACGTGGACCCGGTGGCGGTAGAGCAAGCTCGATCCAACGCCGTTGAGCTGGGCGTGGATGTGGATTTCCTGACATTCGACGTGCGCTCTTACGAAGGACGAGCGGACACGGTGGTCATGAACCCGCCCTTCGGTGCCCAGACGCGTCGAGCGGACCGGCCGTTCCTTGAGAAAGCGGTCGAGGTCGCCCCCTGCACCTACTCACTGCACCTGACGGAAACGGAGGAGTTCGTGCTCCGGCTGATCTCGTCCGTTGGCGCTTCGGGTGCGATTCAGAAAAGGTATAAATTCGAGATCCCTCATACATTCGCATTCCATAAGAAGACAAAGAGGGATGTGGACGTGATCTTGGTCCGCATCCAGAGACAAAGGTGAATGACGATGAAGGAAAAGAGACCCGTTCTACCAGGTGAAGAGGTGGCCGAGGCGGAGGAGTTCCTGCCGGCCGAAGGCACCTACGAAGAGGACGGGAAGGTATTCGCCGCCCTGATGGGCGAGCTTGAACTAGACCATGACGAGAGAACCGCTGCGGTGCGCCCCTGCAATCCCATGGCGGAGCTGAATCCCGGGGAGGCGGTGTTCTGCGTGGTGACGGATGTGCGGAACTGCATGGCCATCTGCGAAGTGGTGGCCGTAGAGGGAAAGGAGCGAGCGGTCACCGGCGACACCAACGGCACGATCCACATCTCCAAACTGGCCTCTGACTACACGCAGGACGTGGGCCGAGAGATGAGACCTAGCGATATCATCCGCGCCAAGGTGCTGCAGGCTAAGCCCTCGGTGCAACTCACGACCGCCAGCGACCATTTCGGTGTGATCAAGGCGCTGTGCCGGCGCTGCCGCGCGCCAATGGTGCGCGTGGAACAGGGATTGTACTGCAACAACTGCGAGCGCAATGAAACGAGGAAGATCGCCGACGACTACGGCGACGTGAACTTCTGAGCTGCGAATATCGCATCCTGAATGAGCGTTCTCAGATAGGATGAAGCGCGGCCCAGAAGTCTAGGCAAAAGGCTATATCGCGACAAAGGAATTTCCGGAAAGGTGAAAGCAATGGTGAAGACGAACGAAGATCTGTCCAAGGAGATCAGGGAGCTGAAAGATGAGCTCAGGCAAATGCGCGAGATCGTCAACATGCTCTTCACCATCATCGTGGAGTCGGAGGAAGAGGAGGACGACTACATGCCCTATCCCGGCATGTCGTCGGTCGATGACCTCCGATTGAACAACTGAGCGAGCTCGCTCATCCTTTATCTATTCTGAAAGCTTCGTATGACCGAAGGTGCCTCTTTGCGAGCGATCTGCCTAATCTCCGGTGGCATCGATTCCCCCGTGGCCGCATATCAAATGGCCAAGCGCGGAGTGGAAGTGCTCCTTCTGCATATGGACAATTCGCCCTACTCGGACGAGACCGCTCTGCAGAAGGTCATGGAGATCCGAGAAGAGCTGCAGCATGCCACCGGGACGAACATCAAGTTATACGTGGCGCCACACGGCCGCAACCAGGAGATGTTCGCGCTGAACTGCCGCAAAGGGTTCCAATGCGTGCTCTGCAAGCGCATGATGCTCTTGGTGGCCAAGGCCGTGGCCGAGAGGCTGAGCGCGGAAGCGACCATCACCGGGGAGTCCCTCGGGCAGGTGGCATCGCAGACCCTGCACAATCTGAGGGCCGAGTCCCTCGGCCTTGACTTCTTGGTATTGCGTCCGCTCATCGGCATGGACAAGATCGAGATCGAGGCAACAGCCAAGCGCATCGGCACTTATGAGATATCGACCCGCAGCCCGTCCATATGCAAGATCGTCCCCGCCAAGCCGGTCACCATGGCCAAGGTAGATCGTCTGCTGAACGAGGAGTCAAAAGTGGATATGAACGAGATGGTGGCCTTCGCCGCCGATCATGTGGCAGAGATCAAAGATCCTCATACATGACGCAGCTGGCCATGCGCGCGGAATCGTAGATCATGCCCATGGTCACGCGTTCGAGATAGCGCGCCTGCACCCGGGAAATGTAAAGAATGCGCTCCCCGGCCTTGACCTTCAGGTCCGTATCCTTCGGAGGCTTTATCTCCGTGGGGAGGATGACCGGTCCAGAGCAGTCCGTGGAGACCCGATAGTCCTGTCCGCTGTTCTTGACGAACTCGATGACCTCGGGGTCAACGAGGATCTCGCGCATAGTGCCGATGAATGAGGATGACCATATTTAACTTTAATCCGTTAAGACGCACATTCAGGAGAGGATAGCATGGAAAAAGACGGGAGGCTGGTGCTTGATACATCGGCGCTGTTCTCAATGGAGGACCTCCCCCCAGGATCGGAGGCCTTCGTCACCCCCTCGGTGGTGAGCGAGCTGGAGAAGTACAAAGACCGGCGCTTGGAGCGCTGGGGCGATCTGCTTCGGACCTCAGAACCCACCTCTGCCGCCATCAAGAAGGTGAAAGAGGCGGCGCAACGCACCGGCGACGCAGGCAGGATATCGTCTACGGACCTGGATGTGCTGGCCTTGGCCTTGGACATGGAGGCGGTGCTGCTGACCGATGACTATTCAATCCAGAACCTGGCGGCGTACCTGGGCATCGTCTATCGCCCTGTCGGCATGAAGGGCATCAAGAGGGTGCTCAAGTGGAAGTACAAATGCATCGGTTGCGGGCGGATCTTCGACAAGGAGATCAAGGAATGCCCGATCTGCGGCAGTTCCTTGCGCTCGGTGCGCTCACGGAAGAACTGATCGGCAACGGATCGCTTTGCCCATACGCCTAGGTCCGAGTAACCGCATGGCCCATTCCAATCGCCATTGGCTCCCGAAGGCCAGCATGGCTATTCGTTTCGTCCTCATGGCGGTGGCAAGAGGAGCTCCTACCTGCCGGCGCCATTCCTGCTCGTAGTCTGTCAGCGGCCTCCGGCCCTGCGCCGCGTCCGCCGCCACCTCTCCCGCGATGCGACCGCAGATGATGGCGATCGGAATGCCGCCACCGCTGACGGGCATGACCTGTCCAGCGGCGTCCCCTACCACCAGGGCATTACCGGAGACCGTCTTGGATATCGGTCCGGACATGGGGACCATCTTTCCCGAGGCCGGGCCGGGGGAAAGCTTCCGGAAGGTGATGAAGGAATGATAGTAGTCTAGCAGCTTGCCCTTGGCGTAGAGCCTGGAGACCCCCAACCCTACGTTGGCACCGTCCTTCTTGGGAATGACCCAGGCGTAGCCGCCGGGCGAGATGTTGCCGAAGTACATCTCTGGCACCGGCTCGAAATCGCCCT contains:
- a CDS encoding METTL5 family protein, which gives rise to MALQCVRPFRSPSTPLEQYATPATIAADMLFLAYSLGDIQDKVVVDLGCGTGMLSIAAAMLGAEKVTGVDVDPVAVEQARSNAVELGVDVDFLTFDVRSYEGRADTVVMNPPFGAQTRRADRPFLEKAVEVAPCTYSLHLTETEEFVLRLISSVGASGAIQKRYKFEIPHTFAFHKKTKRDVDVILVRIQRQR
- a CDS encoding exosome complex RNA-binding protein Csl4; amino-acid sequence: MKEKRPVLPGEEVAEAEEFLPAEGTYEEDGKVFAALMGELELDHDERTAAVRPCNPMAELNPGEAVFCVVTDVRNCMAICEVVAVEGKERAVTGDTNGTIHISKLASDYTQDVGREMRPSDIIRAKVLQAKPSVQLTTASDHFGVIKALCRRCRAPMVRVEQGLYCNNCERNETRKIADDYGDVNF
- a CDS encoding 7-cyano-7-deazaguanine synthase: MRAICLISGGIDSPVAAYQMAKRGVEVLLLHMDNSPYSDETALQKVMEIREELQHATGTNIKLYVAPHGRNQEMFALNCRKGFQCVLCKRMMLLVAKAVAERLSAEATITGESLGQVASQTLHNLRAESLGLDFLVLRPLIGMDKIEIEATAKRIGTYEISTRSPSICKIVPAKPVTMAKVDRLLNEESKVDMNEMVAFAADHVAEIKDPHT
- a CDS encoding nucleic acid-binding protein — translated: MEKDGRLVLDTSALFSMEDLPPGSEAFVTPSVVSELEKYKDRRLERWGDLLRTSEPTSAAIKKVKEAAQRTGDAGRISSTDLDVLALALDMEAVLLTDDYSIQNLAAYLGIVYRPVGMKGIKRVLKWKYKCIGCGRIFDKEIKECPICGSSLRSVRSRKN
- a CDS encoding NAD(P)/FAD-dependent oxidoreductase, translated to MIAGEKVDVVVVGAGPAGSTAAEHAARKGATVILLERRKEVGVPVRCGEFMPQLDEVRTIFPQAEDVSSLFDVPADLRPMETDRIRIYSPRLRHFEIPFQGYTTNRDRFDQHLARKAEKAGARLITGARVTGLEGSRVLLGEERVEAKVIIGADGPLSVIAKSLQLERSWDLCPAVAAFAKGDFEPVPEMYFGNISPGGYAWVIPKKDGANVGLGVSRLYAKGKLLDYYHSFITFRKLSPGPASGKMVPMSGPISKTVSGNALVVGDAAGQVMPVSGGGIPIAIICGRIAGEVAADAAQGRRPLTDYEQEWRRQVGAPLATAMRTKRIAMLAFGSQWRLEWAMRLLGPRRMGKAIRCRSVLP